The following proteins are co-located in the Triticum aestivum cultivar Chinese Spring chromosome 1A, IWGSC CS RefSeq v2.1, whole genome shotgun sequence genome:
- the LOC123170176 gene encoding agglutinin isolectin 3-like, protein MMSTRALALGVSVVLAFTVTTHAQRCGEQGSGMECPNNLCCSQYGYCGMGGDYCGNGCQNGACYTSKRCGSQAGGAVCPNNHCCSQYGHCGFGSEYCGAGCQGGPCHADIKCGSQAGGKLCPNNLCCSQWGYCGLGSEFCGVGCQNGACSTDKPCGKNAGGRACTNNYCCSQWGSCGIGPAYCGAGCQSGGCGAVFAEAIAANSTSTLLKE, encoded by the coding sequence atgatgagcacCAGGGCCCTCGCTCTCGGCGTGTCTGTCGTCCTCGCCTTCACGGTGACCACGCACGCCCAGAGGTGCGGCGAGCAGGGCAGCGGCATGGAGTGCCCCAACAACCTCTGCTGCAGCCAGTACGGCTACTGCGGCATGGGCGGCGACTACTGCGGCAACGGCTGCCAGAACGGCGCCTGCTacaccagcaagcgctgcggcagCCAGGCCGGCGGCGCAGTGTGCCCCAACAACCACTGCTGCAGCCAGTACGGGCACTGCGGGTTCGGCTCCGAGTACTGTGGCGCCGGCTGCCAGGGCGGCCCCTGCCACGCCGACATCAAGTGCGGCAGCCAGGCCGGCGGCAAGCTATGCCCGAACAACCTCTGCTGCAGCCAGTGGGGTTACTGTGGCCTCGGCTCCGAGTTCTGCGGCGTCGGCTGCCAGAACGGCGCTTGCAGCACCGACAAGCCGTGTGGCAAGAACGCCGGTGGCAGGGCTTGCACAAACAACTATTGTTGTAGCCAGTGGGGATCCTGCGGTATTGGCCCGGCCTACTGCGGTGCAGGCTGCCAGAGCGGCGGCTGTGGCGCTGTATTCGCCGAGGCCATCGCCGCCAACTCCACCTCCACGCTTCTCAAAGAATGA